The following proteins are co-located in the Flectobacillus major DSM 103 genome:
- the rfbD gene encoding dTDP-4-dehydrorhamnose reductase: MNILVFGGTGQLGQCLRKVANSLGVEGLIYLDKHQGNILDIVSLDSLFKTYQPSYIINCAAYTAVDKAEDEITSSRELNNHGVANLAHVCKQFGTILIHISTDFVFKGNVPTLLNETDLTEPINVYGLTKLEGEHAIATIIEHHFILRTSWLYSEFASNFVKTMIRLSNERKELGVIIDQIGSPTYAIDLAEVILNIVVNQSKEYGLYHYSNEGVASWFDFAKAIFELSSKEVYLKPLKTCEYPTKALRPAYSVLDKSKIKEKLHIKIPYWRDSLARCIENLKQNI, from the coding sequence ATGAATATATTAGTATTTGGAGGGACAGGCCAGTTAGGACAATGTCTTAGAAAGGTAGCAAATAGCCTAGGAGTTGAAGGTCTAATTTATTTAGATAAACACCAGGGGAATATTTTAGATATAGTGTCTTTAGATTCTTTATTTAAGACATATCAACCAAGCTATATAATTAATTGTGCTGCTTATACCGCTGTAGACAAGGCAGAAGATGAAATAACCTCATCAAGGGAATTAAATAATCATGGTGTTGCTAATTTGGCTCATGTTTGTAAGCAATTTGGTACTATCTTGATTCATATTTCTACAGATTTTGTTTTTAAAGGCAATGTACCTACTTTGTTAAATGAGACAGATTTAACTGAGCCAATTAATGTATATGGTCTTACTAAATTGGAGGGAGAGCATGCTATTGCTACAATCATAGAGCATCATTTTATTTTGCGTACAAGTTGGTTGTACTCTGAGTTTGCTAGTAATTTCGTGAAGACTATGATTCGTTTGAGTAATGAACGCAAGGAGTTAGGGGTAATCATAGACCAAATTGGTTCTCCGACATATGCTATAGATTTAGCAGAAGTAATACTCAATATTGTTGTTAATCAAAGTAAAGAGTATGGCTTATATCATTATAGTAATGAAGGGGTTGCATCATGGTTTGATTTTGCAAAAGCAATTTTTGAACTAAGCAGTAAAGAAGTGTACTTGAAACCGTTAAAAACATGTGAATATCCTACTAAAGCACTGCGTCCAGCATATTCGGTATTAGATAAATCAAAAATAAAAGAGAAGTTGCATATTAAAATTCCTTACTGGCGTGATAGTTTAGCTAGATGTATTGAAAATTTAAAACAAAATATATAG
- a CDS encoding undecaprenyl-phosphate glucose phosphotransferase, giving the protein MKGLGYYRLLSDFIFIFVSFEMASTMSGRELSRLDWGMLLFLMVAWYFSSKATNLYDDFRTVKFIDEFLLLIPNLMIQMMVLVTAFFMLDDRVHARKFVFLYVGVSLVILTVKKYIAKKIAQLRRLKGKSLRKVLIVGTSEVGMSFYEMINNSHHYGYKVVGFVDAFKPVHLNGMYKGNISEIEEIVNRMEVDEVIVALDKFEDGQLDEIIRVNEKLAVRTRIIPDYFRFNSSRFSIEMFGKYPVVTVRHEPLEYFHWRVLKRAFDIVFSLLVCVFIFSWLFPIIAILIKLDSKGPVLFVQERWGRGSKPIKCFKFRSMRTNAPDIDKTGKFMQAGQDDPRITKVGKFLRKTNLDEFPQFLNVILGDMSVVGPRPHAVKHNIETMGKIDNYLVRHWVKPGITGLAQANGYRGETTDFNLMRKRVHFDIWYIENWTFWLDIKIIFMTAYNMIKGEPTAY; this is encoded by the coding sequence ATGAAAGGATTGGGCTATTATCGCCTATTATCAGACTTTATTTTCATTTTTGTGTCTTTTGAAATGGCCTCAACCATGAGTGGAAGAGAGCTGTCTCGATTGGATTGGGGAATGCTCCTCTTCCTAATGGTTGCGTGGTATTTTTCTAGCAAAGCTACCAACCTATACGACGATTTCCGAACGGTAAAATTTATTGATGAGTTTTTGTTGCTGATACCAAATTTAATGATTCAAATGATGGTATTGGTAACAGCTTTTTTTATGTTAGATGACAGAGTACATGCTCGTAAATTTGTTTTCTTGTATGTAGGGGTAAGTTTAGTGATATTGACGGTTAAGAAATATATAGCAAAAAAAATAGCTCAATTAAGACGTTTAAAAGGGAAAAGCTTAAGGAAAGTTTTAATTGTGGGAACTAGTGAAGTTGGAATGTCTTTTTATGAAATGATTAATAATTCTCATCATTACGGGTATAAAGTTGTAGGATTTGTTGACGCCTTCAAACCTGTTCACTTAAATGGGATGTACAAAGGAAATATTAGTGAAATAGAGGAGATTGTGAATAGGATGGAAGTAGATGAGGTGATAGTTGCACTTGATAAGTTTGAAGATGGTCAATTAGATGAAATAATTCGAGTAAATGAGAAGTTAGCTGTAAGAACACGCATTATTCCTGATTATTTTAGATTCAACTCAAGTCGTTTTAGTATTGAGATGTTTGGGAAATATCCTGTAGTAACAGTTCGTCATGAACCATTAGAGTATTTCCACTGGCGTGTGCTCAAAAGAGCATTCGATATAGTATTTAGCTTACTGGTATGTGTATTTATATTTTCATGGCTGTTTCCTATTATTGCAATTCTGATTAAGTTAGATTCAAAAGGACCAGTTTTATTTGTGCAAGAACGATGGGGTAGAGGTAGCAAACCTATTAAGTGTTTCAAATTTCGTTCAATGCGTACCAATGCTCCAGATATTGACAAAACAGGTAAGTTTATGCAGGCAGGACAAGATGACCCACGGATTACTAAAGTAGGGAAGTTTTTACGTAAAACAAATCTTGATGAGTTTCCTCAGTTTCTTAATGTGATTTTAGGAGATATGTCTGTTGTAGGCCCAAGACCTCATGCTGTAAAACATAATATTGAGACAATGGGTAAAATTGATAATTATTTAGTTAGACACTGGGTTAAACCAGGAATTACAGGCCTAGCTCAGGCTAATGGTTATCGTGGAGAAACAACCGATTTTAATTTGATGCGAAAAAGAGTACATTTTGATATTTGGTATATCGAAAATTGGACATTCTGGTTAGATATAAAAATTATCTTTATGACTGCCTATAACATGATAAAGGGCGAACCAACCGCTTATTAA
- a CDS encoding PAS domain S-box protein, whose protein sequence is MLDTTKGLNILIIEDQQNEYSLLLDCITNSGIYTASIAQALNMEEAKDYLLGEIPFDLIFIDLMLNACQGADCFLRVIDMADNKLPIIALCEVASPETTLLALINGAKHYLIKGSYDELSVKKVIDDCLVLIGKKANLFESKQIQGEGDSLGAIWDIDLVGQKVKRSGHKFYHLLGYNTEEYYEDYFFWDKSVHPDDKAHVNQVIESSLADNTRRYWEVEYRFRKKDQTYIWVNDRGYILYDAQGKAIRVIGVIVDIDDRKKNESLIVMSDQQQRAFFFHSPYPMWIYDEESKRILEVNWAAIRLYGYSRNEFLQLSIWDIRPENEKKYFLNGSGDNTVDSPIRHWQVKHKKKNGELLFVEVTALSMLFAGKNAVQVMMVDITEKVNVQNERMFVLEVVEKLRREISLVDGLKAILQYVREYIGWQFGEIWLSDFHKETIKLIAYDFDEIENPNCIKLVEEARDKIYPIEKTVFKRKSKHYNPYWIENLQDEELFVRKTIAQNIGLKSGFSVPIPYKGNYVAWVIFFNNKPVKKDVALLNLMDSICKQLGSEIERRNSEEHLNYMFKLSRDLLGMANFKGKFTQVNTAFRKILGYDEEALLHTSIRKLVHPDDWGILTKAFNELKIKPTTPPFELRCIAKDKSIKWLLWTITQLPTEEIIFASGRDITSRKQHEAEREVLINELIESNKDLKQFSYITSHNLRAPLSNLLGILDLINPANIKDEMTLFLFEKFKESSLALNQTINDLLDILVIKNNVNIEQQLIDVEYEVTKGINALAYLQQDVDMTIETDFSAAPQLRFNITYFESILQNLLTNAFKYRSPNRALHLKIYTKDTKDYVQLFFCDNGLGINLERHKDKVFGLYQRFHHLPDSKGLGLYIINSQVRALGGTIEVQSKVEVGTTFIVSFKK, encoded by the coding sequence ATGCTAGATACTACCAAAGGCTTAAATATTCTGATTATTGAAGACCAACAAAATGAGTATAGTCTTTTGTTAGACTGTATTACAAATTCTGGAATTTATACAGCATCTATTGCACAGGCTCTGAACATGGAAGAGGCAAAGGATTATTTGTTGGGCGAAATACCATTTGACCTCATTTTTATTGATTTAATGCTAAATGCTTGTCAGGGAGCTGATTGTTTTTTGAGGGTAATCGATATGGCCGACAACAAGTTGCCTATTATTGCTCTTTGTGAAGTAGCATCGCCCGAAACAACGTTGTTGGCGCTTATCAATGGAGCTAAACATTACCTTATCAAAGGTTCTTATGATGAGCTCAGTGTCAAGAAAGTCATAGATGATTGCTTGGTGTTGATCGGGAAAAAAGCCAATTTATTTGAAAGTAAGCAGATTCAAGGTGAGGGCGACAGCTTGGGGGCTATTTGGGATATTGATTTGGTTGGGCAAAAGGTGAAGCGTTCGGGGCATAAGTTTTATCATTTATTAGGGTACAATACTGAAGAGTATTATGAAGATTATTTTTTTTGGGATAAATCTGTACACCCCGACGATAAAGCTCATGTAAATCAGGTAATTGAATCGTCGCTGGCCGATAATACTAGGCGGTATTGGGAGGTAGAATACCGCTTTAGAAAGAAAGACCAAACCTATATTTGGGTAAACGACCGAGGGTATATTTTGTATGATGCACAAGGTAAGGCTATCAGAGTCATTGGGGTTATTGTAGATATCGACGATAGAAAGAAAAATGAAAGCCTTATTGTTATGTCCGACCAACAACAACGTGCATTCTTTTTCCATAGCCCTTATCCGATGTGGATTTATGACGAAGAATCTAAGCGAATTTTGGAGGTTAACTGGGCGGCTATTCGGTTATATGGGTATAGTCGTAATGAATTTTTGCAGCTTTCTATTTGGGATATTCGACCAGAAAATGAAAAAAAATATTTCTTGAATGGTAGTGGCGATAACACCGTAGATTCGCCGATAAGGCATTGGCAGGTAAAGCATAAAAAAAAGAACGGGGAGTTACTTTTTGTAGAAGTAACAGCTTTGAGTATGTTGTTTGCTGGGAAAAATGCCGTACAGGTGATGATGGTAGATATTACCGAAAAAGTGAATGTTCAGAATGAACGAATGTTTGTATTAGAGGTTGTCGAAAAACTTAGACGCGAAATAAGCCTTGTCGATGGCCTAAAGGCTATTCTACAGTATGTTCGAGAATATATAGGCTGGCAATTTGGTGAAATATGGCTTTCTGATTTTCACAAAGAAACCATTAAACTGATAGCGTATGATTTTGACGAAATAGAAAACCCTAACTGTATCAAATTGGTAGAGGAGGCACGAGACAAGATTTATCCGATTGAAAAAACGGTATTCAAACGAAAGTCTAAGCATTATAACCCTTATTGGATTGAGAATCTGCAAGACGAAGAGTTGTTTGTACGAAAAACCATAGCCCAAAATATTGGCCTAAAATCAGGGTTTTCGGTACCAATTCCCTACAAAGGAAATTATGTGGCATGGGTTATTTTTTTTAATAATAAACCTGTCAAAAAAGATGTAGCTCTGCTTAATTTAATGGATAGTATTTGTAAGCAACTTGGCTCGGAAATAGAACGTCGTAATTCGGAAGAACACCTGAATTATATGTTTAAATTGAGTCGAGATTTGTTAGGAATGGCTAATTTTAAAGGCAAATTTACACAAGTTAACACTGCTTTTAGAAAAATTCTGGGTTATGACGAGGAGGCACTCTTGCATACATCTATCCGCAAACTTGTACATCCCGACGATTGGGGTATTTTGACTAAGGCTTTTAATGAATTAAAAATAAAACCAACAACTCCTCCGTTTGAGTTGCGTTGTATTGCCAAAGACAAAAGTATCAAATGGTTGTTGTGGACTATTACGCAGTTGCCAACAGAGGAAATTATTTTTGCCTCAGGACGAGATATTACTTCCAGAAAACAGCATGAAGCAGAACGAGAGGTGCTTATCAATGAATTGATAGAGAGTAATAAAGACTTAAAACAGTTTTCTTATATTACATCGCACAACCTCCGAGCTCCCTTGTCTAATTTATTGGGTATCTTGGACTTAATCAATCCTGCCAATATCAAAGATGAAATGACACTTTTTCTGTTTGAAAAATTCAAAGAATCATCTTTAGCCTTGAACCAGACCATCAATGACTTGCTGGATATCCTTGTCATTAAAAATAATGTCAATATAGAGCAACAATTAATTGATGTTGAATATGAGGTAACGAAGGGGATTAATGCGTTGGCCTATTTACAACAGGATGTCGATATGACCATTGAAACGGATTTTTCTGCAGCCCCGCAACTTAGGTTTAATATTACCTATTTTGAGAGTATCTTGCAGAACTTATTGACCAATGCTTTCAAATACCGTTCGCCCAATCGAGCGTTGCATCTGAAAATATACACAAAAGATACCAAAGATTATGTTCAGTTGTTTTTTTGCGACAATGGTTTGGGGATTAATTTAGAACGACATAAAGATAAAGTATTTGGCCTATATCAACGATTTCATCATTTGCCCGATAGCAAAGGATTGGGACTATATATCATTAATTCGCAAGTAAGAGCACTCGGAGGTACAATCGAGGTACAAAGCAAAGTAGAAGTAGGAACGACCTTTATCGTTTCTTTTAAAAAATAG
- a CDS encoding tyrosine-protein phosphatase: protein MFSFFKSKKPNNARIYDFINHAILTDIHSHVLPGIDDGSPDMETSVNLISELSQLGFHNIITTPHIRMEVYPNTPSIIKGKVDEVNAALAQQNINMTIQGSAEYYIDDNFSEILQSENTIPFPGNKYLLAEYPMIAPLMNFEQRVFEMTKRGFTPIIAHPERYRYWHAQPEVFQRLKDLGCLLQLNILSVEGYYGPDIKKCALQLMKNNLYDVIGTDLHHERHLNRIKKLSEMSKEMKLLENYPFLNKKLFA from the coding sequence ATGTTTTCATTTTTTAAGAGTAAAAAGCCTAATAACGCAAGAATTTATGATTTTATTAATCATGCAATTCTAACAGACATTCACTCACATGTATTGCCCGGTATTGACGATGGCTCGCCCGATATGGAGACCTCTGTTAATCTAATTAGTGAGCTGTCACAGTTGGGTTTTCATAACATCATTACGACACCTCACATTCGCATGGAGGTATACCCCAACACGCCAAGTATTATTAAAGGAAAAGTAGATGAAGTAAATGCCGCCCTTGCTCAGCAAAATATCAATATGACTATTCAAGGCTCGGCCGAGTATTATATCGACGACAATTTTTCCGAAATTCTTCAGTCAGAGAATACGATTCCATTTCCTGGCAACAAATATTTATTGGCCGAATACCCAATGATTGCCCCTCTGATGAATTTTGAACAAAGGGTTTTTGAAATGACCAAGCGTGGTTTTACGCCAATCATTGCTCACCCCGAACGTTACAGATACTGGCATGCTCAGCCTGAAGTTTTTCAACGCTTAAAGGATTTAGGCTGCCTGTTACAGCTTAATATTTTGTCGGTAGAAGGATATTATGGCCCCGATATTAAAAAATGTGCCTTACAGCTTATGAAAAATAATCTGTATGATGTTATTGGTACAGATTTGCACCACGAGCGTCATCTCAATAGAATAAAAAAACTCTCTGAGATGAGTAAGGAAATGAAACTATTAGAAAACTACCCTTTTTTGAATAAAAAACTCTTTGCATAA
- a CDS encoding response regulator has translation MIESVLVVDDDLIALSLCEFAIKNSNFSKQVQTAKNGREALEIFFNLEESKDENLVIPTLIFLDLNMPIMDGWDFLKAYLQKFATKYPETKVCILSSTIDPEDFVKAGKYKIVLEFISKPLTMEILHELKKSSQLKKYFEN, from the coding sequence ATGATAGAAAGCGTATTAGTTGTAGATGATGATTTAATAGCGCTCTCACTTTGTGAGTTTGCTATCAAAAACAGTAATTTTTCTAAGCAAGTGCAAACTGCAAAGAATGGGAGGGAAGCCTTAGAGATTTTTTTTAATTTAGAAGAATCGAAAGATGAAAATTTAGTAATTCCAACTTTGATATTTTTAGATTTGAACATGCCAATCATGGATGGCTGGGATTTCTTAAAAGCATATTTACAAAAGTTTGCAACCAAATATCCCGAAACAAAGGTCTGTATTTTGTCGTCGACCATAGACCCCGAGGATTTTGTTAAAGCTGGAAAATACAAAATTGTTTTGGAGTTTATCAGTAAACCTCTCACCATGGAGATTCTGCATGAACTTAAGAAAAGTAGTCAGTTGAAGAAATATTTTGAAAACTGA
- a CDS encoding methionyl-tRNA formyltransferase: protein MRIVLLTQNDPFYLGRNIDYLIKNLPEHSEIVATVLFEVSPFGKRESFLQKMKKTYDIFGLKFFVYYGIKFTLSKFNSINSVARVLAKHSVPLVEIEGNINRAENLAKIKSYNPDLLVSIGGNQIFKRPLLDLAPHGCLNLHTALLPKYRGLMPSFWVLRYNEKYTGVSVFFVDEGIDSGDILVQKKVEIGNRSQEQLISDTKQIGMDSIIECVEKIHSGGYELIPNPDEEQTYFSFPTKEDVKAFLAAGKRFY from the coding sequence ATGCGAATTGTACTATTAACTCAAAATGACCCATTTTATTTAGGTCGTAATATTGATTATCTCATTAAAAACCTTCCAGAACATTCGGAAATCGTTGCTACTGTTCTCTTTGAAGTATCACCATTTGGTAAAAGAGAGTCTTTCCTTCAAAAAATGAAAAAGACATATGATATTTTTGGTCTAAAATTTTTCGTTTATTATGGAATTAAATTTACATTATCTAAATTTAATTCTATTAACTCAGTAGCAAGAGTCTTAGCTAAGCATAGTGTTCCGTTAGTTGAAATTGAAGGAAATATTAATAGAGCTGAGAATTTGGCTAAAATTAAATCATACAATCCTGATTTGTTAGTTTCGATTGGAGGAAATCAGATTTTTAAAAGACCCTTATTAGATTTGGCTCCACATGGTTGTCTTAATTTACACACAGCATTACTTCCTAAATACAGAGGATTAATGCCCTCTTTTTGGGTATTAAGATACAATGAGAAATATACAGGTGTGTCGGTATTCTTTGTAGATGAGGGTATCGATTCTGGTGATATATTGGTTCAGAAAAAAGTAGAAATAGGGAATCGTTCACAAGAACAATTGATTTCAGATACCAAGCAGATAGGCATGGATAGTATTATTGAATGCGTAGAGAAGATTCATTCAGGAGGCTATGAACTTATTCCTAACCCTGATGAAGAACAAACCTATTTTAGCTTTCCTACCAAAGAAGATGTCAAGGCCTTTTTAGCAGCAGGTAAGCGATTTTATTAG
- a CDS encoding LytR/AlgR family response regulator transcription factor translates to METSLTVMKKDVKIAYPYLLDKCPPELLDRPKYNITIHIEDIIFIEAQVNYSVIHQRHKPPRVFSITLKNLLPRLAEKSSHFLRVHKAFIVNINCIGHYNSKSLTLKSGKNIPISKRRWKEVSVFLTEKHISFID, encoded by the coding sequence ATGGAAACATCATTAACAGTTATGAAAAAGGACGTAAAAATTGCGTATCCTTACTTGCTAGACAAATGCCCTCCCGAACTATTGGACAGACCTAAATATAATATTACTATTCATATCGAAGATATTATATTTATAGAAGCCCAAGTAAATTATTCAGTAATTCATCAGCGTCATAAACCTCCGAGGGTATTTTCGATTACTTTGAAAAACCTACTCCCTCGTCTGGCTGAAAAGTCTTCTCATTTTCTTAGAGTACATAAGGCATTTATTGTCAATATCAATTGTATTGGCCATTATAATTCCAAAAGCTTAACGCTCAAATCAGGCAAAAATATCCCTATTTCTAAAAGAAGGTGGAAAGAAGTAAGTGTATTTTTGACAGAAAAACATATTTCCTTTATTGATTAA
- a CDS encoding UDP-glucuronic acid decarboxylase family protein has product MKRVLITGGAGFLGSHLCDRFIKEGYHVIAMDNLITGDLKNIEHLFKLPNFEFYHHDVSKFIHVPGELDYILHFASPASPIDYLKIPIQTLKVGSLGIHNCLGLARVKNARVLIASTSEVYGDPNVHPQTEEYWGNVNPVGPRGVYDEAKRFQEAMTMAYHTYHGLATRIVRIFNTYGPRMRLNDGRVLPAFIGQALRGEDLTMFGDGSQTRSFCYVDDLVEGIYRLLLSDYAYPVNIGNPDEITIKEFGEEIIKLTGTNQKLISLPLPTDDPKQRRPDITKAREILGWEPKVSRAEGLKITYEYFKSLPKEELFKMANHRDFQRKIF; this is encoded by the coding sequence ATGAAACGAGTATTAATTACAGGTGGAGCAGGTTTTTTGGGCTCTCACCTTTGCGATAGATTTATCAAAGAAGGTTATCATGTGATAGCCATGGACAACTTGATTACGGGTGATTTAAAGAATATCGAACACCTTTTTAAATTACCTAATTTTGAATTTTACCATCACGATGTCTCAAAATTCATCCATGTACCTGGCGAGTTAGACTATATCCTCCATTTTGCATCACCTGCATCGCCCATCGACTATTTGAAGATACCCATTCAAACCCTGAAAGTAGGTTCTTTGGGTATTCATAACTGTTTGGGCTTGGCAAGGGTAAAGAATGCCCGAGTATTGATAGCATCGACCTCGGAAGTGTACGGCGACCCCAATGTACACCCACAAACAGAAGAATACTGGGGAAATGTAAATCCAGTAGGGCCACGAGGCGTGTATGACGAAGCCAAGCGTTTTCAGGAGGCAATGACAATGGCCTACCATACTTATCATGGTTTGGCAACACGCATTGTACGTATCTTTAACACTTATGGCCCAAGGATGCGTCTGAACGACGGTCGTGTATTGCCAGCTTTTATTGGTCAGGCATTGCGAGGCGAAGACCTAACGATGTTTGGCGATGGTTCGCAGACACGTTCATTCTGTTATGTAGACGACTTGGTAGAAGGGATTTATCGTTTGTTGTTGAGCGACTACGCCTATCCAGTCAACATTGGTAATCCAGATGAAATCACCATCAAGGAATTTGGCGAAGAAATCATCAAACTGACAGGTACAAACCAAAAACTGATTTCGTTACCTTTGCCAACCGACGACCCCAAACAACGTCGTCCAGATATTACCAAAGCAAGAGAGATTTTGGGATGGGAACCAAAAGTAAGCAGAGCCGAAGGTTTAAAGATTACTTACGAGTATTTTAAATCATTACCCAAGGAAGAGCTATTCAAAATGGCAAATCATAGAGATTTTCAGAGAAAGATATTTTAG
- a CDS encoding mannose-1-phosphate guanylyltransferase, protein MNNNYVIIMAGGVGTRFWPFSRVTNPKQFHDVLGTGRSLLQQTADRFENICPQEHIYVVTNEDYVGLVLEQLPFLKPEQVLSEPVRRNTAPCVAYASYKIAQQNPLANIVVAPADHIILKEKAFEDKIKIALEASAQGDVLVTLGISPSRPDTGYGYIQYGAAEGEVKKVKSFREKPNLALAQEFLASGEYVWNAGIFIWTAQSIINAFAKHAPAIHQIFAEGASVYYTPDEETFIQGAYKTCESISIDYAILEKSDNVYVVLGDIGWSDLGTWKSLYEISEKDQAENVLDGQTMLYDVKNCIIKTPQGKLVVVQGLEDYIVAEYDNVLMICQKSQEQKVKDFVAHAGDIDNCFV, encoded by the coding sequence ATGAATAATAATTACGTGATTATCATGGCAGGTGGGGTTGGAACTAGATTTTGGCCATTTAGTAGGGTTACTAATCCGAAGCAGTTTCATGATGTTTTAGGAACAGGCAGAAGTTTGTTGCAGCAAACCGCCGACCGTTTTGAAAACATTTGTCCGCAAGAACATATTTATGTAGTTACCAATGAAGACTACGTCGGTTTGGTGCTGGAACAATTACCTTTTTTGAAGCCAGAACAAGTATTGTCAGAGCCTGTGCGACGTAATACCGCACCTTGCGTAGCTTATGCTTCATACAAAATTGCTCAACAAAACCCTTTGGCCAATATTGTAGTAGCTCCTGCCGACCATATTATTTTGAAGGAAAAAGCTTTTGAAGATAAAATAAAGATTGCCCTAGAGGCCTCGGCTCAAGGTGATGTGTTGGTTACTTTGGGCATTAGCCCTAGTCGCCCCGATACAGGTTATGGTTATATTCAGTACGGAGCTGCGGAGGGTGAAGTGAAGAAAGTGAAGTCATTCCGAGAAAAACCCAATTTGGCTTTAGCGCAAGAGTTTTTGGCTAGTGGTGAGTATGTTTGGAATGCAGGTATTTTTATCTGGACAGCCCAAAGTATTATCAACGCTTTTGCTAAACATGCTCCTGCTATTCATCAAATCTTTGCAGAAGGAGCGTCGGTATATTATACGCCCGATGAAGAAACCTTTATTCAGGGGGCTTATAAAACCTGCGAGAGTATCTCTATCGATTATGCCATTCTAGAAAAATCAGATAATGTGTATGTGGTTTTGGGTGATATTGGCTGGTCAGATTTAGGTACATGGAAGTCTTTGTACGAAATATCGGAAAAAGACCAAGCCGAAAATGTGCTAGATGGCCAAACGATGTTATATGATGTAAAAAATTGTATCATCAAAACCCCACAAGGTAAATTAGTGGTAGTACAAGGGCTAGAAGATTATATCGTAGCCGAATACGACAATGTATTGATGATATGTCAAAAAAGTCAAGAACAAAAAGTAAAAGACTTTGTAGCTCATGCTGGCGATATAGATAATTGTTTTGTTTAA